Genomic DNA from Pseudomonas helmanticensis:
GACCTGGTTTTCACCGTAAAAGGCTGAGAATCCGAAGGCTACCCGACAGCGTGGGTAGCCTTACTGGAGAATTACGGCTGTTGCGCTTATTCAGCGACGAACCGGGCGCTTCTGCAGTTTGCGCTGCAGGGTGCGGCGGTGCATGCCCAGGGCGCGGGCAGTGGCGGAGATGTTGCCTTCGTGTTCGGTGAGCACACGCTGGATGTGTTCCCACTGCAGGCGATCGACCGACATCGGGTTTTCCGGCACCAGACTGTCGAGGTCGGCGTGCTCGGACAGCAGCGCAGCCAGCACGTCGTCGGCGTCGGCCGGTTTGCACAGGTAGTTGCAGGCGCCGCGCTTGATCGCTTCGACGGCGGTGGCAATGCTCGAGTAACCGGTGAGGATCACCACGCGCATTTCCGGGTCCAGCTCCAGCAGTTTGGGTAGCAGCACAAGGCCGGAATCGCCGTCCATTTTCAGATCGAGCGCGGCGTAATCAGGCAAATCGGCCTGGGCGATGGTCAGACCTTCCTCGGCGGAGCCTGCGGTGCTGACGCGAAAGCCACGACGAGCCATGGCACGGGCCATGACGCGGGTGAATGTTGCGTCATCGTCGACCAGCAGCAAATGCGGCAGTTCTTCGCCTTCGACTTGGATTTCTTCACTCATGTTGGTCTCCTCGGGCGCCGTGGGGCAGGCGCAGCTCGGTGAGCGTGCCGCCTTCCTCATGACTATAGAGTTTCACTGAGCCGCCGGCGCGTGTCACGCTGGCCTTGCTCAAAAACAGGCCCAGGCCGAAACCTTTGCCCTTGGTGGTAAAAAATGGTTTGCCAATCTGCTCGGCGATGGCCAGCGGCACACCGGCGCCGTGGTCACGAATACTGATGGTCAGGTTTTCCACGTCCCAGTCGAGCGTGACCTGAAGATTTTCCGGGCAGGCATCGGCGGCGTTGTTCAGCAGATTCAGCAGCGCCTGGGTCAGGTCCGG
This window encodes:
- a CDS encoding response regulator transcription factor; its protein translation is MSEEIQVEGEELPHLLLVDDDATFTRVMARAMARRGFRVSTAGSAEEGLTIAQADLPDYAALDLKMDGDSGLVLLPKLLELDPEMRVVILTGYSSIATAVEAIKRGACNYLCKPADADDVLAALLSEHADLDSLVPENPMSVDRLQWEHIQRVLTEHEGNISATARALGMHRRTLQRKLQKRPVRR